DNA from Candidatus Methylacidiphilales bacterium:
CCCTCTCCCCAGCGCGCGCAGAATCTCTGGCTGAAGCTTCGCGGCCTCTTCGGCACCAGTACTCGTGCCGAAATTATGTTGCAACTGCTCAGCAGCGGTCCCGCCACTGCTGGTGAGATTGCCCGTCGCAGCGGCTTCACAGCGCGTTCCATTCTCGTCACCTTGCGGGAGATGGCCCAGTCCGGCCACATTTATGAGCCGCCACGTCCGGCCCGCAACCGTCCGCAACGGGGCCAAGCTCCAGCAGCTCGCACTCGCGGTCCTTCACTCGCCTATGCCTTGCGGCCTGAGGAGTGGTGCTTCCTGCGCACATGGCCAGAGCCTCCCGGTTTCCCAACGCTCAAGTTTTCCGCCCCGTTGTTGCACCTTTGCCAGCATCTGCTACAAAGTCTCGAATCCCAGAAGCCTGAAATGTTCGCCCACATGCAATCCATACTCATCAGCGAAGCCATCTCCGGATCGCTGAAAGACATCCAACGCAATGGCCTTAGCGGTGACTATGGACTGCCCCCGCATCTTCCCGGCGACAGTTTGCTTCCTACCCTTGCCGAACGGCTTCCTGCCGCTATCGCCAGTCTTTAATGCCATAGGACTGGTTGCTGGTGAAGAACAGAGCATCGTGAAAATGGGCGCCATTTTCACATGGCCTAAAAGCCATCAAACGAATCCTCCGCAACGCAAGGTTGCTCCGGGTATGTTCATCGACCCCATTTGGAATCTCGGCCTCGATGTCAATGGTGACCTTAACTTTGGCCCCGAGCTTTGGCACTTGGTGGCACTTTATGACACTGCTTGGCCCAACCGATAGGACCCCCACAGGGGGAATACAGAGATAAGTGGTTGCGGGGGCAGGATTGATCTTTCCGCTGCGCGGAACGCTCTGCCAGATGGCTTCGCAATGGCAGAAAGTCGTTTACACGACTCGCAGTGAACCGAGGTTCAAATCAATGTTAAAATTCGCTGTGCGAAGGGCAATCCCAAAGGATTTTGGGATTGCGGGGGCAGGATTTGAACCTGCTGCCTTCAGGTTATGAGCCTGATAATTTACTCTGTTACTTGACAATCTGGACAAAATCTGGATAATTCTGACATGGCAAAATCAGTCTCTCGAAACGGTGTAAAAATTTTTAAAGATGGCGATGGAAAGGGCACGGAATTCTGGCGCGTACGGCTTGGCAAGAAATTCACAGGTGTTGCCGCTATCCGTAAGAGCTTCCGCACCCAGGCTGAAGCCAACAAGTTTGTTCAGGATCAGGAAGCTCCAAAAATACTGCACGGTTCCTCCTATTTTACCCTGACGCCCAAGCAACTTGCCGATGCTCGGGAAGCCCTGGAAGTTCTCACTGACGAGACCTCATTAGTAGCGGCTGCCGCGTATTGGAAACGGCATGCCCGCCCTGCGGGAGGCATTAAAACGTTTGCTGAAATCAGAACGGAATTCTATCGCAGCCGTGAGGCCAGTGGCTGCAAGAAAACCACCCTTCGGCAGTA
Protein-coding regions in this window:
- a CDS encoding helix-turn-helix transcriptional regulator, with the protein product MLPANFNAQLIESLIDWLWRSWNSLGVSGHGDPARTDRVIDPESLLLASTVWARYDPRLFDEMLDWLCLYGSLINLQRLRNLHRNGLGDSAVLSAVAAVVQEHSQQTKWKVLIGKHAPSQKPLPLFLSINGKNATWGRPDPLFAAQGFHRGRIELRQMSQAPSPQRAQNLWLKLRGLFGTSTRAEIMLQLLSSGPATAGEIARRSGFTARSILVTLREMAQSGHIYEPPRPARNRPQRGQAPAARTRGPSLAYALRPEEWCFLRTWPEPPGFPTLKFSAPLLHLCQHLLQSLESQKPEMFAHMQSILISEAISGSLKDIQRNGLSGDYGLPPHLPGDSLLPTLAERLPAAIASL